The Oscillospiraceae bacterium genome has a segment encoding these proteins:
- a CDS encoding leucine-rich repeat domain-containing protein: protein MATLHIDKIIAEKVNQDDLIRLLETVIDEEMQRPEAEMNCDLIDQCVDALLEMRQDRDHLAVMVPLMQDKAFLHLIQRKAGNTARLNGAARGALIAAAILASTISVNAMVDAAFDYNILEHIGKAISASVLGPEIIGGEDDVDEPTTVPGTTEKSESTTAPERTTANANGETATRQPEQTTTATAVTQPTTTTPTEREQESTTKKEPTTKKLTGDNVHHKPTQPDRPEETTKAVRVIEFNAQLGESFKSHYIYGEQLSYDGLTLTADWSDGTTKPVALKNCTYTTQVNMNRTADVTLHILYKGFLVEIPITVRPNEETRESTICQTDRYDYLLCKAGAYITAYRGTAKELICNVVDGNRIFAIADEVFRKHTELTTVELPYVTYVGAKAFAGCTALTQAELPKLQQLGEEAFAGCKALAEAETGDSLTHIGRRAFAETALQRLRLGKGVTVIPEGLCNDCTHLESVRLQGQVTEIGSWAFEGCGRLKTVTGTEHLRRVGDYAFSDCQAVTFAFPAQLEVAGENAFYFCRQLQIGALPQSIKSIGKRAFAYCPGLTEVRLPSGIAVVPQEAFRATNAKTIVLLEGVERIEAGAFESCKATAITVPGTVKYIGKQALYSVLLRDVRFNCLSPVMEEQALYNSNRLVVQCYLGTTPYQYAKANQIKVELKQDLPEVIPGIDD, encoded by the coding sequence ATGGCGACACTGCATATTGACAAAATCATTGCAGAAAAAGTGAACCAGGACGATCTTATCCGTCTGTTAGAGACGGTGATCGATGAAGAAATGCAGAGACCGGAAGCGGAAATGAATTGCGACCTGATCGACCAGTGTGTAGACGCGCTGCTGGAAATGCGGCAGGATCGGGACCATTTGGCAGTGATGGTGCCGCTGATGCAGGATAAAGCGTTTTTGCACTTGATTCAGCGCAAGGCTGGCAATACGGCTCGACTGAACGGTGCGGCGCGAGGTGCGCTGATCGCTGCGGCGATTCTAGCCTCCACCATCAGTGTAAACGCCATGGTAGACGCTGCGTTTGATTACAACATTTTAGAGCATATCGGTAAGGCGATTTCCGCCTCTGTGCTGGGGCCGGAAATCATTGGCGGCGAGGACGATGTTGACGAGCCAACCACTGTGCCCGGCACCACGGAAAAGAGCGAGTCCACGACGGCGCCGGAGCGTACCACCGCAAACGCAAACGGAGAAACCGCTACCCGTCAACCGGAGCAAACCACCACGGCGACGGCCGTCACGCAACCCACCACGACCACTCCCACGGAACGGGAGCAGGAGAGCACCACCAAGAAAGAACCGACCACCAAGAAACTGACCGGTGATAATGTGCACCACAAGCCCACCCAGCCGGATCGACCGGAGGAGACCACCAAGGCTGTGCGTGTGATTGAATTTAATGCCCAGTTGGGCGAAAGTTTTAAGAGCCACTACATTTACGGCGAACAGCTCAGCTACGACGGCCTGACCTTAACGGCAGACTGGAGTGACGGCACCACGAAACCGGTGGCATTGAAGAATTGCACTTACACCACCCAGGTGAATATGAACCGCACGGCAGATGTGACCCTGCACATTCTGTATAAGGGCTTTTTGGTAGAAATACCCATTACCGTGCGACCCAATGAAGAAACAAGAGAAAGTACCATTTGCCAAACGGATCGGTACGACTACCTGCTTTGCAAGGCGGGGGCGTACATCACCGCTTACCGTGGAACAGCAAAAGAGCTGATTTGCAATGTGGTAGACGGTAACCGTATTTTTGCCATTGCGGATGAGGTATTCCGAAAGCATACGGAATTAACTACCGTTGAGCTGCCCTATGTGACTTATGTCGGAGCAAAAGCCTTTGCCGGTTGTACGGCGTTGACACAAGCGGAGCTGCCGAAGCTGCAGCAGTTAGGTGAAGAAGCTTTTGCAGGTTGTAAAGCATTGGCAGAAGCGGAAACCGGAGACAGCTTAACCCACATCGGTCGTCGCGCTTTTGCCGAAACGGCGTTGCAACGTCTGCGCCTGGGCAAAGGTGTGACTGTCATCCCGGAGGGGCTTTGCAACGATTGCACGCATCTGGAGTCCGTGCGGTTGCAAGGTCAGGTGACAGAAATCGGCAGTTGGGCCTTTGAAGGCTGCGGTCGTTTGAAAACCGTTACCGGAACTGAACATTTGCGCCGGGTCGGGGATTACGCGTTCTCGGATTGCCAAGCTGTTACTTTTGCATTTCCTGCACAACTGGAGGTTGCCGGAGAAAATGCGTTTTACTTCTGTCGGCAGCTGCAAATCGGTGCCCTGCCGCAAAGCATAAAATCCATTGGTAAGCGGGCCTTTGCCTATTGTCCGGGCCTAACCGAAGTACGGCTGCCGTCCGGCATTGCCGTTGTACCGCAGGAGGCTTTTCGTGCCACCAACGCCAAGACCATTGTGTTGCTGGAGGGCGTGGAACGGATCGAAGCCGGTGCCTTTGAAAGCTGCAAGGCCACAGCCATCACTGTGCCCGGCACAGTCAAGTATATCGGCAAGCAGGCGCTGTACAGCGTGCTGCTGCGTGATGTGCGCTTTAACTGCCTGTCCCCGGTGATGGAGGAGCAGGCGCTGTACAACTCTAATCGGCTGGTGGTGCAGTGCTATCTGGGCACTACCCCGTACCAGTACGCCAAGGCCAATCAGATCAAGGTGGAATTGAAACAGGATCTGCCGGAAGTGATTCCCGGTATAGACGATTAA
- a CDS encoding RNA polymerase sigma factor → MAGSEKKKADDLLQEGYAKYYTAIYRYALSRLGDPHKSEDVAQEAFVVYYKRLRTGEIFTAPRAFLYRTADHLVQKQFDRQKRAQNCITLDEVIEIPAQNADQDERLTFEEYSRQISAALSDTDAALFSMRYIEDLKIEDIAARMDMSVPAVTTRLHRLRKKLREILNQLF, encoded by the coding sequence TTGGCAGGCAGTGAGAAAAAGAAAGCAGACGATTTGCTGCAAGAGGGGTACGCCAAGTATTACACGGCAATCTACCGCTATGCGCTCTCTCGATTGGGCGATCCGCACAAAAGTGAGGATGTGGCGCAAGAGGCCTTTGTGGTCTATTATAAGCGGCTGCGCACCGGCGAGATATTCACAGCGCCCCGGGCGTTTTTGTACCGCACGGCGGATCACCTGGTGCAAAAGCAGTTTGACCGGCAAAAGCGGGCGCAAAACTGTATCACTCTGGACGAGGTGATTGAAATTCCTGCCCAGAATGCGGATCAGGATGAGCGACTGACCTTTGAGGAGTATTCCCGCCAGATCAGTGCCGCTCTGTCAGACACGGACGCAGCCCTGTTCTCGATGCGTTACATAGAGGATCTAAAGATTGAAGACATTGCCGCACGCATGGATATGAGCGTGCCGGCAGTGACCACGCGGCTCCATCGGCTGCGAAAAAAACTAAGGGAGATCTTAAACCAGCTGTTTTAA
- a CDS encoding GNAT family N-acetyltransferase, translated as MIRKLTIDDFEKVEPMMAALHKIHVENRSDFYSENAHPITKKEFKAMLKDKNKIALTFAENGEIAGIALATIKDRTVRSIYIDAIFVLEPFRRRGIATRLFRQIQDTASEIGAERMDLMVWAFNAPALAFYKSLGMQEQRIVLEKQVKETD; from the coding sequence ATGATACGGAAATTGACGATCGATGATTTTGAAAAAGTGGAACCGATGATGGCGGCGCTGCATAAAATTCATGTTGAAAACAGGAGCGATTTTTATTCTGAAAATGCGCATCCGATTACTAAAAAGGAATTCAAGGCGATGCTTAAAGACAAGAACAAAATTGCCCTGACATTTGCTGAAAACGGAGAAATTGCAGGTATAGCCCTTGCAACCATCAAAGACCGGACGGTCCGGTCTATCTATATTGACGCCATCTTTGTGCTTGAACCATTCCGTCGGCGGGGCATTGCCACAAGGTTATTTAGGCAAATCCAGGACACTGCAAGCGAGATCGGTGCTGAAAGAATGGATTTGATGGTATGGGCGTTTAATGCGCCGGCATTGGCGTTTTATAAATCCTTGGGCATGCAGGAGCAAAGGATTGTATTGGAAAAACAGGTGAAAGAAACGGACTGA
- a CDS encoding cytidine deaminase, translating to MIKKKYSHHTIQDEQIQKLYLAAKAVAVPQVISEQMCSGGVGAAVCTKQGRIFTGVCVDTDCSLGMCAERNALSTMITAGEFDIDMVIAVNKNGKVLPPCGACREFMEQFSHANDIQVVVDNDGTVVHLRDLMPFPY from the coding sequence ATGATTAAGAAAAAATACAGTCATCATACGATACAGGATGAGCAAATTCAAAAGCTATATCTGGCGGCAAAAGCCGTTGCAGTTCCCCAGGTGATCAGTGAACAAATGTGTTCCGGCGGTGTCGGCGCAGCTGTATGCACAAAGCAAGGTCGTATTTTCACAGGGGTGTGCGTGGACACCGATTGCTCTTTGGGCATGTGCGCTGAACGAAATGCCTTGTCCACAATGATTACCGCAGGCGAATTTGATATTGACATGGTGATTGCCGTGAACAAAAACGGAAAAGTGTTGCCGCCTTGCGGCGCTTGCCGAGAATTTATGGAGCAATTCAGTCATGCAAACGATATACAAGTGGTGGTGGATAACGACGGCACCGTTGTGCACCTCAGGGATTTAATGCCGTTTCCTTATTGA